The Thermococcus sp. CX2 DNA segment CTGCTCTTTGTGCTCTTTTCCATGGCGGGAACAGCCTACAACATTCTCTCGACCTACGCAATAGCCAAGAGAAAAGCCGAGCACAGCTTTGCTCAGAGCGTCCTTTTTTCATTGAGGTTCTTGTTTCTGTTTGTTCTCGTATCATTTGGTGTCTTAGGCATAATGACTGCCTTTGGACTGGGCTTGACTTTAGGAGTGCTTTACGGCTTTATTTTTATCGATGATATTAAGCCCAAGCTGGATTTTGAGTTCCTAAGAGAATCGTTCAAGTTCTCTCTTGGAAACTACATAGCTAACATTGCCAACCTCGCACCGACATACATAATGCCTACGATAGTTCTGATAACTGTGGGGAAAGAGGATGCCGCATATTTTTATATAGCCTTTGCAGTTGGAAACTTGATTCTCTTAATCCCAAATGCGATAAACATGGCGTTGTTTGTAGAAGGGAGCCATGGGCTTAAAGATTTAAAGAAAACTCTGAGGAAGGTTCTAACAATTGTCTATGCATACCTTGTAATGAGTTCTATGTTTGTATGGTTCTTTGGTAAATTTATTTTGAGATTATTTGGAGATGAGTACATAAGTGGTTTGAACTTGCTAATTGTTATTGTATTGTCGAGCTTTTTTGTTGTTGTTGTTAATATCTATTGTACCCTTCTGAATATATTGAAGAGAGTAACAGAACGTGTTATAATATATCTTTTAAAGGCAATCCTTTTTTTGACTTTTAGTTATGTACTGATATTAAAATTTGGGATTGTAGGGGTGGGATATGCGTGGATTACTACTTATGGGCTAATACTCATTTTCTTAGTAGTTGTGATCAGAAAATTTGAATGGCCTAGCTTTAGTTAGTATAATTGCATTTTCTGCTTTGACATTATTTTATTATATTAATTCTTCCGTAATTTTTCTAAATTCTTCTATCAATTTTTGTTTTTCATAATTTAGTCTATCTATGTCAACTCTTACTATCTCCTTAGTTATGTCTTTATCTAAGACTCTATTAAATAGTGCTGCTCTAGGAGTGCTTGAATATAGTTTTGCTTTTCGTCCGTAGGATAAGGCAGCCACACAGGCATGAACTCTGTCAGAGTGTACCTCCATTGCATTTGCATAGAGAAATAGATAATCCTTTATATTATCTGATACTAGGACGTTACTCTTTTTGAGGATTTTAGCTGGATGAAGGTGTAGAATCTTTGAGAGCGTCGTTTGTGAAGCTCGTAGAATTGGATGGCTTAGGCTTGCTAAATAAAATGGTTCGTGGTAGGCTCTAATTATTGGGTATTTTGTAGGTATCTCGGGCTCGGAAGATGAATCGAAAGTAAATACAACAAATTTTTTTCTGGAATGGGGTGGAGTATAGTAATCGCTCACGAAAAACCCACAATCAATACCATTATATGAGTATTTTGCGAAGGGGGCATATAATTTATAAGCTATAGAATCTCTGGACATAAATCCGTATAACTTGATTTTTCTCAGAATGTTCCTTACAGGTTTTACAACTTCTAAGGAATAACCATTTCCGCCTCCTCCTACAATTACCAATGGAATCCCATTATCCGTTAAAGTTTTCAAAGTTGGATAATATTTTATCAAGTTTATATCCATCACACAACCTGGAAGTACTGCAAGGTCAAAATCTTGAATGTCCATGAGCTCAACAATGTTGATTGTATGCCTTTTTGCTTGTAATATGTTGGATTTGTAAAGCAATCCGCTTTTTAACGTCGTTTTTAACATCTCTCTAGTTTTTAGGGACAAATAATATCCAACATGATCAGGATAACCACTGACTTCTATGATTTCTGCTTGTGGGATTGCTTTTTTAATACATGCCTTAGCTCCTTCTTCAATGAATCCATTTCCGATATTCAATAGCCATGTCCTTAATAGCAATATCCTAACTTTCATGTTATCCCCTCCGTACTATAGTAGATCCAACTCTCATTGCTAGAGTAGATCTTATCCATCTTTGCTAGTCCCCTATAAAATTTCTTAGTTGGCATTATAATCTTTGCAAGAATTTCCTTACTGAACATAGGGATTAAAAATCCCATCTCGAGATCATATTTTCTAATTATAGTATACCCAATTAAATATGTTCTAGGATTTTCGGGATTAATGATGTTTGCCTGTCTGTTTATTAGGATTTTATCAAACGCTTGAAACATAAATCTATTACTTCCATGGAGGTTCTGTAGATGAATATCTGCATACGTCAAGAATTTGGTTAGAGTTATTTCTGATAATGTGAGAGCCTCTCTGCTGGAAAGGTTTTTTGCATATAAATGACTGTTGGGATTTGCTACTGGAGTGGTTATCATTAAAAACACTAATATCGGGACAATAATAATATTTACATTTAAATGCTTGAACTTTAACTGTCCTAAACTCCATATACTAAATCCTCCGAAGATGGATAGAAATACTGAGGTAAAGATAAACCATCTACTAGGTAGGCTTTGAGGATAGGCTACCGCAAGAATGTACGGGATTAGTATAAATATTGATGTAAATACTGCCATTGGGAGAGCATTCTGGTCATATTTAACAGTCATGACTTTTTTCAAATTAAATGTGCTGTGAACTATTATATTTAGACTTCCTAATATTCCCATAAACAAAAAGATAGTGTATCCGAGGTCGTATAATAATATATCTTTATATGCATATATAGGTGATAAAGTAGCCCTCTCTACAGTAGTGTAATCAAAAGTACCTAATGCTGTTTTTATTGTGAGTATAAAAAACGAGAATAAATTACCTTGAATTCCGCTAGAATTCATCCACCAAGTCAATGTTAAAATAATCATTAGGAAAATAAATATTGGGGGTATGTTAATATCGCCTAACCTTATTATCTTAACAGATAACTTAATAGTTAAAAATGAAGTAATAATAATAATCGGGGTTAGTGGATGTATTATAATTAGTGATGTAAATATTAGTGTCATCAAAGCAATATTGGATGACATGTTTCTTTCATTACGCAGGGCCAGATAAAACAAAGAAACAAAATACACCCAGCTAAAATAGTTGGGCATATATGAATATCCTGCTTTTATAAAATATGGGGAGAGAACCATAATCATCATAGAAATAGTTGCAATCTTCCAATTGAATATTTTTTTGGCAATAAGATACACAAAAAGAGCAAATATTACCTGAACTATGCCAAGAACGAGACGAGTTAACTTGAATGAGAGGTCTGAAATAACAGTAACAAACACGAATAAGACGTGAAATCCTGGATACTGTTGGTAATGGCCTGGGAATCCTTCGATCTTACCGGTCATGAGTATATGTTGTATGAAACTTACATGATAAGATGCATCATTCCCATAATGCTGTGGAAACAAAAACAAAAATGAGGCGATAATGGTAGTGGCAAGGATAAAGATTTCAAGCATGATTATGTTTTTTTCTAGGGAGTATTCCTTAACGAATAAAAATTGTGCTGTTATTATAGTGACAATTGCCGAAATGACCAAAAAATATATTCCGGGCAAGTAGTAATTCTTACTATAGTTCTGATAAATAATTAATGCGATTATTACAAAAATCATAGAGATGGTGACGGTGATCTTAAAGTAGTTCCGAATATTTCCCTTCTGTACGGTCACATTATTTAATCTACTCGAATAGGATAGACCCACTGCTGCTAAAGCTCCCATAGACAACGCCAACCCTATATGTTCGCGGTTAAAGTTATGGATGTGTGAAATGAGCACTATTCCAATGCCCCCGAAGAAATATGTACTTAACGTGATATATCCAACAATTTTATCGATCTTGTTCATTATCCCCACCTATTTACTAAATATTAGGGAGATAATCTCTTTTAGGCGTTTTTTTTCAAAATATTTCCGTATTTCTCTATCTGGAATCTTCTCTTCTTCATACATCCAAGAAGTTACGTATCCTTCAAACATCCAGATACCAAGTTTAGATTTCTTACTTAGATAATAGAAAACGTTTAGGACAATCAAAACAGGATTGTATCCAAGGTAGTACATAGCCTTGCCCTTACTGATATATCCGTTTTTTAAACCTTCTTTACTACCTCCAACCCTATATTCATAAAACGGTAAGTCCTCTACTCTTTTTGTTTTCCAGCCCTTATTAATAGCTCGTAATACAATGACGACATCAGGTGAACAAGTTATTGGAAATCCCCCCATATCCTCTATACATTGGATTCTGTATAGCCTGGTATCTGGAAGTTCGTAAGGATATGTAGAAACATATTTGATATCTTTTCCATCTTTTACTAAATACTGAACGCCACTTGCTATTCCTAGCCGATGATTTTCTTGGAACTCCAATAATAGCCTCTCAAAATAATTGAAGGGTATCTTAACGCTGGCATCGACTTTGCCTATATATTCTAAGCTGATCTTCTTTTTTTTGGCAATCCATTTGGCATATTCGTATCCTTCCCATACGGCTAACGCAAAATTTAGATGGGGATGTTTGTCCCTGAAATAATGTTTTTGTTTTATCACGTATATCCATTTGTGTGGATGGTTATATTTTTTTGCAAGAGTATTTGCATATTCAAAACTTCCATCAGTACTATTTCCATCCACAATAACCCAGATTACTGGCTGTATTGTTTGACTAGTTATGTTCTTAAATAAGCTATCCATATTTTCAATTTCATTTCTTATTGGAGTTATCAACGCATAACTCATGATGTGTCCCCCACGGATGTTAAAGAGTACTAATTGCTCTCTGAATATTGTCTACCACACCAATATGGACTCTTTTAGTTTTAATGATTTGCTTTATCTTTGTTTTTAAAATATTATTGTACAGTCTAATCCAGTTATTCTCTGGGAAGATGTAACTATATGCAAGAATATAATTCGGAAAAGCACGCCTTTGTAATATTGATGGAATTACGGTTGTATAAAGCTCTGCAATATTATTAGATATCATCCTTAACAATAACGCATCTTTATTGTTTATGGTGAGGTTTTTTAGCTCTTTATTAATAAATATAAGGTAAAATATTGATCTTAATTTAACGCTTTCGTTTTCCCATATTTGGGGAAGGATAGAAGTTTCTTCCCTAAGAAGATATAATAACCGGATCTTATGATAGAGTGACAAATTTTCCCTTTTAGAATATTTGACAATAAATTCGAATATTTTGGGGAATATTGGAAAGCTATGTACTGTATAATTCTCCAAGTCAAGTATGACTCGATCATCCCCTAAGACTCTATATCCACTTTTGATGCTGTCCATTATTATAGTAGTCTTTCTACTACCTGCTCTACCAACAAATATTTCTGCATGTTTATTTTTTGATATGCCCCCTGCATGGAGCAACATAAACCCTCTTAGTCCTAATGCTAGCTCGATCATTGGAAGGAGGGCTAGATCTTGTACCAATAAATCCGGCGCTAAGAGTTGGTAGATTCCACGAATTTTTCCATGAAAATTTATGATTGTGGGAGGTCTCTCAAAACCAATAATCTCTAATTTCCACGAGGCTTTTCCATTAGCGGTATCAGAGCAATGGAAATAATTATCCTTAATGTAATACTTGTGATCTACAACATACGAGCCGCTGAGGTCTGGTTTAAATGGTCCAATATTAAGGATAATATCTGGATCTGTTATGTCCTCATCAACCTCAAAATAACTTAATGGGAAATTAAGTTCTGGGAGTTTTGCTTTGTTTTGGGTATTAATTTGAATAGTTAAAATATTGTGAATTCTATAGTTCTTAGTTAGCACCATCGTTAATAACCTCCAAAAGTTTTTCTATTGTATATATGTTGATCCGGGTTGGGACTATAGCCTTGTAGTATTTAGTACTATTATCCAAATTTTCATTGAGTCTTCTCTTATATGTTTCCCAGTGACGTGACAGAGGAGAATCCGGGAAGAAATAAGAATATTCATAAATATATCTGTTAAACAGAGGAAATTCTAACATTTGATTGTAAACGAGATGATCAAGGATTTCTTCTTTTTTAGTCTCAATGATTTTTGGTTCTATCACATCTGTTCTCGGAAATATAATAAACATTTTTTCGATTTTGGCCTTTTCGCACATATTATTTATCACTCTCCTTGGATTCAGTTTAGTGAAAAATTTTGCATATCCTTTAGTCATTCTATATATCAAATGTTTAATCTGCAATTCAATTTTTTGCTTTTGTGTTAGATTGTTCTTGATAATCGGGGCAAGATTATAAGTAAATATGCTCAAAGAGGTTGGAAAGCTTAGTGCAGTACTTTTATGCAAAATCGTAAAATTATCTCCAAGAAAACCAAAACCATGTTCAACCAAATGTAAGGCTATTGTAGTTTTGCCTCCTCCTCCCCTTGTTGAAAATAAAATCGCCTTATTATTCTTGCATAGTGATGATGCATGGATCATCGGATAGCCCATCTCCGTTAGTTTGAAATGTATTAGAAAATCTATGACATTCCCGACGATAAAAATCCTACCTAGTGGGTTACAAGAAATCCTGATATAGGTAGTTGAAGCTTCTATTCCCTCAATTTCGAACCTCCACTTAGCACCTTTACATTGCTCGTGGGGAACATAGAGATAATCTTGACCAAAATAGTACTTTCCATCGCCAACATTGTAAGTATTTGAAAGCTTGGGTTTAAATTTACCAATTTCAAATATCATATCTAAGTTTCCGGGTTCATCTTCAACTTTAAAATTGGCATAGTGAACTTCAAATTTATCCATGAGTCGGTTAATTATGCTGGTTTTGTCAATTACCGCAAAATTAAGGATATTCTGAACAGAATAATAGCTCTTTTTTACCATGTTATCCCCTCCAAGGCTCTTTTTAAATTGTCAGGGAGATTAGTCTCATTATTTTTGGAGATTTTTTCAATTTTTTTGGCAAGCTTACGCAGTGTTTTTGTATAATTTGCAGGATAGTTTGCTAAGGAAGTTACAAGAGAATATAACTCTCCCTTAGTATGTGCTACT contains these protein-coding regions:
- a CDS encoding lipopolysaccharide biosynthesis protein translates to MVAGLIKSELKNLKNPLYRNSIYISLSSMMTAVAGFLFWNVAARLYPSEDVGVASALVSAINFVFMVSLLGLNFSLIRFYPEYKERAAGSAFILTLGASFVVSLLYVLVVVRSESFRGVFSTEFLLLFVLFSMAGTAYNILSTYAIAKRKAEHSFAQSVLFSLRFLFLFVLVSFGVLGIMTAFGLGLTLGVLYGFIFIDDIKPKLDFEFLRESFKFSLGNYIANIANLAPTYIMPTIVLITVGKEDAAYFYIAFAVGNLILLIPNAINMALFVEGSHGLKDLKKTLRKVLTIVYAYLVMSSMFVWFFGKFILRLFGDEYISGLNLLIVIVLSSFFVVVVNIYCTLLNILKRVTERVIIYLLKAILFLTFSYVLILKFGIVGVGYAWITTYGLILIFLVVVIRKFEWPSFS
- a CDS encoding polysaccharide pyruvyl transferase family protein, yielding MKVRILLLRTWLLNIGNGFIEEGAKACIKKAIPQAEIIEVSGYPDHVGYYLSLKTREMLKTTLKSGLLYKSNILQAKRHTINIVELMDIQDFDLAVLPGCVMDINLIKYYPTLKTLTDNGIPLVIVGGGGNGYSLEVVKPVRNILRKIKLYGFMSRDSIAYKLYAPFAKYSYNGIDCGFFVSDYYTPPHSRKKFVVFTFDSSSEPEIPTKYPIIRAYHEPFYLASLSHPILRASQTTLSKILHLHPAKILKKSNVLVSDNIKDYLFLYANAMEVHSDRVHACVAALSYGRKAKLYSSTPRAALFNRVLDKDITKEIVRVDIDRLNYEKQKLIEEFRKITEELI
- a CDS encoding glycosyltransferase family 2 protein translates to MSYALITPIRNEIENMDSLFKNITSQTIQPVIWVIVDGNSTDGSFEYANTLAKKYNHPHKWIYVIKQKHYFRDKHPHLNFALAVWEGYEYAKWIAKKKKISLEYIGKVDASVKIPFNYFERLLLEFQENHRLGIASGVQYLVKDGKDIKYVSTYPYELPDTRLYRIQCIEDMGGFPITCSPDVVIVLRAINKGWKTKRVEDLPFYEYRVGGSKEGLKNGYISKGKAMYYLGYNPVLIVLNVFYYLSKKSKLGIWMFEGYVTSWMYEEEKIPDREIRKYFEKKRLKEIISLIFSK